The proteins below are encoded in one region of Bombus terrestris chromosome 7, iyBomTerr1.2, whole genome shotgun sequence:
- the LOC105665936 gene encoding uncharacterized protein LOC105665936 has protein sequence MKLLPVLFTTLVAFATANSHYPSPNSRFQYVAMLQAKNFASDELSKDIHDFLNLVDENKIMNIVMSYLEDDEVQRAIEYMYSEAFHDLVRKVEAMPEYQNLVKYMEDSGLDMRKVISKIHKLFGMEDYVPPMEFSSMNTLSNLGGLKALFNAVEAALPLDKFTAMYNEKMHTSPAFQNFMQRLHSNEFQTIVNTVYQSPIFLEMRQKVINDGVDLVPIRDFIEKVLGIHLPRVNFRAMLRAETFASDELSRDIHDFLNLVDENKIMNIVMSYLDDDEVQRAIEYMYSEAFHDLVRKVEAMPEYQNLVKYMEDSGLDMRKVISKIHKLFGMEDYVPPMEFSSMNTLSNLGGLKALFNAVEAALPLDKFTAMYNEKMHTSPAFQNFMQRLHSNEFQTIVNTVYQSPIFLEMRQKVINDGVDLVPIRDFIEKVLGIHLPRVNFRAMLRAETFASDELSRDIHDFLNLVDENKIMNIVMSYLDDDEVQRAIEYMYSEAFHDLVRKVEAMPEYQNLVKYMEDSGLDMRKVISKIHKLFGMEDYVPPMEFSSMNTLSNLGGLKALFNAVEAALPLDKFTAMYNEKMHTSPAFQNFMQRLHSNEFQTIVNTVYQSPIFLEMRQKVINDGVDLVPIRDFIEKVLGIHLPRVNFRAMLRAETFASDELSRDIHDFLNLVDENKIMNIVMSYLDDDEVQRAIEYMYSEAFHDLVRKVEAMPEYQNLVKYMEDSGLDMRKVISKIHKLFGMEDYVPPMEFSSMNTLSNLGGLKALFNAVEAALPLDKFTAMYNEKMHTSPAFQNFMQRLHSNEFQTIVNTVYQSPIFLEMRQKVINDGVDLVPIRDFIEKVLGIHLPRVNSRAMLRAETFASDELSRDIHDFLNLVDENKIMNIVMSYLDDDEVQRAIEYMYSEAFHDLVRKVEAMPEYQNLVKYMEDSGLDMRKVISKIHKLFGMEDYVPPMEFSSMNTLSNLGGLKALFNAVEAALPLDKFTAMYNEKMHTSPAFQNFMQRLHSNEFQTIVNTVYQSPIFLEMRQKVINDGVDLVPIRDFIEKVLGIHLPRVNFRAML, from the coding sequence ATGAAGCTCCTACCGGTACTGTTCACAACGCTCGTTGCGTTCGCAACAGCAAACTCTCATTACCCATCACCAAATTCGAGATTCCAGTATGTCGCCATGTTACAAGCGAAAAACTTCGCCTCTGACGAACTGTCCAAAGACATTCACGACTTCCTGAACCTGGTCGACGAGAACAAAATAATGAACATCGTTATGTCCTACCTGGAAGACGACGAAGTACAGAGGGCAATCGAATACATGTACAGCGAAGCATTCCACGATTTGGTCCGCAAGGTCGAAGCTATGCCAGAATACCAGAATTTGGTGAAGTACATGGAAGACTCTGGCTTGGACATGAGAAAGGTGATCAGCAAAATCCATAAATTATTCGGTATGGAGGATTACGTCCCACCCATGGAATTCTCATCGATGAATACATTGTCAAACCTTGGTGGATTGAAAGCTCTGTTCAACGCTGTAGAGGCTGCCCTCCCATTGGACAAATTCACGGCCATGTACAATGAAAAGATGCACACTTCCCCTGCTTTCCAGAACTTCATGCAAAGACTGCACTCCAATGAATTCCAGACAATCGTCAACACGGTTTACCAATCACCAATCTTCCTGGAAATGAGACAGAAGGTCATCAACGACGGAGTGGATCTTGTCCCTATCAGGGATTTCATCGAAAAAGTGCTTGGCATTCACCTTCCCAGAGTCAACTTCCGTGCCATGTTACGAGCGGAAACCTTCGCCTCTGACGAATTATCCAGAGACATTCATGACTTCCTGAACCTGGTCGACGAGAACAAAATAATGAACATCGTTATGTCCTACCTGGATGATGACGAAGTGCAGAGGGCAATCGAATACATGTACAGCGAAGCATTCCACGATTTGGTCCGCAAGGTCGAAGCTATGCCAGAATACCAGAATTTGGTGAAGTACATGGAAGACTCTGGCTTGGACATGAGAAAGGTGATCAGCAAAATCCATAAATTATTCGGTATGGAGGATTACGTCCCACCCATGGAATTCTCATCGATGAATACATTGTCAAACCTTGGTGGATTGAAAGCTCTGTTCAACGCTGTAGAGGCTGCCCTCCCATTGGACAAATTCACGGCCATGTACAATGAAAAGATGCACACTTCCCCTGCTTTCCAGAACTTCATGCAAAGACTGCACTCCAATGAATTCCAGACAATCGTCAACACGGTTTACCAATCACCAATCTTCCTGGAAATGAGACAGAAGGTCATCAACGACGGAGTGGATCTTGTCCCTATCAGGGATTTCATCGAAAAAGTGCTTGGCATTCACCTTCCCAGAGTCAACTTCCGTGCCATGTTACGAGCGGAAACCTTCGCCTCTGACGAACTATCCAGAGACATTCATGACTTCCTGAACCTGGTCGACGAGAACAAAATAATGAACATCGTTATGTCCTACCTGGATGATGACGAAGTGCAGAGGGCAATCGAATACATGTACAGCGAAGCATTCCACGATTTGGTCCGCAAGGTCGAAGCTATGCCAGAATACCAGAATTTGGTGAAGTACATGGAAGACTCTGGCTTGGACATGAGAAAGGTGATCAGCAAAATCCATAAATTATTCGGTATGGAGGATTACGTCCCACCCATGGAATTCTCATCGATGAATACATTGTCAAATCTTGGTGGATTGAAAGCTCTGTTCAACGCTGTAGAGGCTGCCCTCCCATTGGACAAATTCACGGCCATGTACAATGAAAAGATGCACACTTCCCCTGCTTTCCAGAACTTCATGCAAAGACTGCACTCCAATGAATTCCAGACAATCGTCAACACGGTTTACCAATCACCAATCTTCCTGGAAATGAGACAGAAGGTCATCAACGACGGAGTGGATCTTGTCCCTATCAGGGATTTCATCGAAAAGGTGCTTGGCATTCACCTTCCCAGAGTCAACTTCCGTGCCATGTTACGAGCGGAAACCTTCGCCTCTGACGAACTATCCAGAGACATTCATGACTTCCTGAACCTGGTCGACGAGAACAAAATAATGAACATCGTTATGTCCTACCTGGATGATGACGAAGTGCAGAGGGCAATCGAATACATGTACAGCGAAGCATTCCACGATTTGGTCCGCAAGGTCGAAGCTATGCCAGAATACCAGAATTTGGTGAAGTACATGGAAGACTCTGGCTTGGACATGAGAAAGGTGATCAGCAAAATCCATAAATTATTCGGTATGGAGGATTACGTCCCACCCATGGAATTCTCATCGATGAATACATTGTCAAACCTTGGTGGATTGAAAGCTCTGTTCAACGCTGTAGAGGCTGCCCTCCCATTGGACAAATTCACGGCCATGTACAATGAAAAGATGCACACTTCCCCTGCTTTCCAGAACTTCATGCAAAGACTGCACTCCAATGAATTCCAGACAATCGTCAACACGGTTTACCAATCACCAATCTTCCTGGAAATGAGACAGAAGGTCATCAACGATGGAGTGGATCTTGTCCCTATCAGGGATTTCATCGAAAAGGTGCTTGGCATTCACCTTCCCAGAGTCAACTCCCGTGCCATGTTACGAGCGGAAACCTTCGCCTCTGACGAACTATCCAGAGACATTCATGACTTCCTGAACCTGGTCGACGAGAACAAAATAATGAACATCGTTATGTCCTACCTGGATGATGACGAAGTGCAGAGGGCAATCGAATACATGTACAGCGAAGCATTCCACGATTTGGTCCGCAAGGTCGAAGCTATGCCAGAATACCAGAATTTGGTGAAGTACATGGAAGACTCTGGCTTGGACATGAGAAAGGTGATCAGCAAAATCCATAAATTATTCGGTATGGAGGATTACGTCCCACCCATGGAATTCTCATCGATGAATACATTGTCAAACCTTGGTGGATTGAAAGCTCTGTTCAACGCTGTAGAGGCTGCCCTCCCTTTGGACAAATTCACGGCTATGTACAATGAAAAGATGCACACCTCCCCTGCTTTCCAGAATTTCATGCAAAGACTGCACTCCAATGAATTCCAGACAATCGTCAACACGGTTTACCAATCACCAATCTTCCTGGAAATGAGGCAGAAGGTCATCAACGACGGAGTGGATCTTGTCCCTATCAGGGATTTCATCGAAAAGGTGCTTGGCATTCACCTTCCCAGAGTCAACTTCCGTGCTATGTTATGA
- the LOC100650645 gene encoding syntaxin-17 isoform X2 produces the protein MSSWTENVAIKQPIRRLEIQINNFNVAIPHHVNLLKRHKSNIEKYQTQHEWEKMHREHINVARIIKQLKELLYQMDTLRAHVLDSDINQFDKLTGNARTSIMNAVREYMELQLNLPMSQPESPKEEDQPKSHPLDDTYIQLQKEQQELQHQEDQKELVNATEDNIEVTNVNVTEGEKFLQKAARYKVTMYPLAGAVIGTCIGGPVGLLAGLKVGGLTALGCGILGFTGASIIKKKEIEMQKSRSTEGHSLTEQNTVQKSISLPENLQETRKEL, from the exons atgtcatCTTGGACTGAAAATGTTGCAATAAAGCAACCTATTAGGCGCTTGGAGATCCAAATTAATAACTTCAATGTAGCCATACCACATCATGTTAACTTATTAAAACGGCATAAAAGTAACATTGAAAAA TATCAAACACAACATGAGTGGGAAAAGATGCATAGAGAACACATAAATGTAGCTAGGATTATAAAACAGCTTAAAGAATTACTATATCAAATGGACACTTTAAGAGCTCATGTTCTTGATTCTGACATTAATCAGTTTGATAAATTAACTGGCAATGCCCGTACAAGTATCATGAATGCAGTCAGAGAATATAtgg AACTACAGCTGAATTTGCCCATGTCACAACCAGAGTCACCCAAAGAAGAAGATCAACCCAAAAGTCATCCACTTGACGACACATATATCCAGCTCCAGAAAGAACAGCAGGAGCTGCAGCATCAGGAG GACCAAAAGGAGCTAGTAAATGCAACAGAAGACAACATAGAAGTAACAAATGTGAATGTAACGGAGGGTGAGAAATTCCTTCAAAAAGCTGCAAGGTACAAAGTTACAATGTACCCTTTAGCAGGAGCTGTAATTGGAACTTGTATTGGTGGACCAGTTGGTTTACTAGCTGGATTAAAAGTCGGTGGTCTAACTGCGTTAGGTTGTGGTATTTTAG GATTTACTGGAGCATCcataataaagaaaaaggagaTAGAAATGCAAAAATCAAGATCAACAGAGGGGCATAGTTTAACTGAGCAAAATACTGTGCAGAAATCAATATCTTTACCTGAGAATTTACAAGAAACTAGGAAGGAGTTGTGA
- the LOC100650645 gene encoding syntaxin-17 isoform X1: MSSWTENVAIKQPIRRLEIQINNFNVAIPHHVNLLKRHKSNIEKYQTQHEWEKMHREHINVARIIKQLKELLYQMDTLRAHVLDSDINQFDKLTGNARTSIMNAVREYMELQLNLPMSQPESPKEEDQPKSHPLDDTYIQLQKEQQELQHQEACLHTWNTLQEDIHQLHQLFLDFNKIVDDQKELVNATEDNIEVTNVNVTEGEKFLQKAARYKVTMYPLAGAVIGTCIGGPVGLLAGLKVGGLTALGCGILGFTGASIIKKKEIEMQKSRSTEGHSLTEQNTVQKSISLPENLQETRKEL, encoded by the exons atgtcatCTTGGACTGAAAATGTTGCAATAAAGCAACCTATTAGGCGCTTGGAGATCCAAATTAATAACTTCAATGTAGCCATACCACATCATGTTAACTTATTAAAACGGCATAAAAGTAACATTGAAAAA TATCAAACACAACATGAGTGGGAAAAGATGCATAGAGAACACATAAATGTAGCTAGGATTATAAAACAGCTTAAAGAATTACTATATCAAATGGACACTTTAAGAGCTCATGTTCTTGATTCTGACATTAATCAGTTTGATAAATTAACTGGCAATGCCCGTACAAGTATCATGAATGCAGTCAGAGAATATAtgg AACTACAGCTGAATTTGCCCATGTCACAACCAGAGTCACCCAAAGAAGAAGATCAACCCAAAAGTCATCCACTTGACGACACATATATCCAGCTCCAGAAAGAACAGCAGGAGCTGCAGCATCAGGAGGCATGTCTGCATACTTGGAACACCTTGCAAGAAGATATACATCAACTTCATCAATTATTTCTTGACTTTAACAAAATTGTTGAT GACCAAAAGGAGCTAGTAAATGCAACAGAAGACAACATAGAAGTAACAAATGTGAATGTAACGGAGGGTGAGAAATTCCTTCAAAAAGCTGCAAGGTACAAAGTTACAATGTACCCTTTAGCAGGAGCTGTAATTGGAACTTGTATTGGTGGACCAGTTGGTTTACTAGCTGGATTAAAAGTCGGTGGTCTAACTGCGTTAGGTTGTGGTATTTTAG GATTTACTGGAGCATCcataataaagaaaaaggagaTAGAAATGCAAAAATCAAGATCAACAGAGGGGCATAGTTTAACTGAGCAAAATACTGTGCAGAAATCAATATCTTTACCTGAGAATTTACAAGAAACTAGGAAGGAGTTGTGA